The genomic DNA GATCCTGCTGCTCGCCGTGTTCTCCTTCACTCTCGGCTGGTTCCCCGTCTCCGGCGACCAGGGGCTCGTCTCCCTGGTACTGCCCGCCGTGGCGCTGAGCCTCCCGATCTGCGGTGTGCTCGGGCAGGTGCTGCGCGAGGGTTTGGAGCGGGCGCTGGAGGAGCCGTTCGCGGTGACCGCGCGCTCGCGCGGCATCACCGAATGGCGGCTGGTCGCCCGGCACGCCCTGCGGCACGCCCTGCTCCCGGCCGTCACCCTCACCGGCTGGTTCACCGGCACCCTGCTCAGCGGCGCGATCATCGTGGAGGCGGTGTTCGGCCGTCCCGGGCTCGGCCAGGTGACCCTGGCGGCGGTGACCGGCAAGGACATGCCGGTGGTGATGGCGGTCGTGCTGCTGTCGGCCCTGGTCTACGTCACGGTCAGCACGATCGTCGACCTCACCTACCTCGCGATCGACCCCCGTCTGAGGAGCAGCCGATGACCGTCGTCACCCAGGCGCCGCCGGTCACGGCCGCCGCCCCCACCCCCGCCGGGCGCCGGTACGGCGTGCGCCCCGGCCTGGTCGTTCCGCTGCTCTTCCTGGCCTTCGTCGCGGTCGCCGCCCTGGCCCCGAAGCTGCTGGGCGGCGTGGACCCGCTGGCCGCCGACCCGCTGCACGCGCTCACCGCACCGGGCGCCGGGCACTGGTTCGGCACCGACCATCTCGGCCGGGACGTACTGGCCCGGGTCGTCCACGGCGCCGGGCACTCGCTGGGCATCGGCGCGGCCGCGATCCTGTTCGCCACCGGGGCCGGCACCCTGCTGGGCGTGCTGGCCGGGCTGTCCCCCCGCTACCTCGACGAGCTGCTCAGCCGCCTGTTCGACGTGCTGGCCACCTTCCCCGAGCTGCTGCTGGCCCTGCTGGTCATCGCGGTCACCGGCCCCGGTACCGGCAACGTCATCCTCGCCATCGGCCTGGCCCAGGTGCCCAACTACGCCCGCGTGATCCGGGCCCAGACCTTCGTGGTCCGCCGGTCCGGCTACGTCGAGCAGGCGGTCACCTTCGGCCTGCGCCGCCCGGTCCTGGTCCTGCGCCACGTGCTGCCCAACGTCCTGGGCCCCCTGCCGGTGCTCGCCTCGATCGGCATGGGCACCGCCATCATCGCCACCTCGGGGCTCAGCTTCCTCGGCATGGGCCCGCAGCCGCCCAGCCCGGAATGGGGCTCCATGCTGTCGGAGGCGCGCAACTACCTGCGCGTCGCCTGGTGGACGGCGCTGTTCCCCGGCCTCGCCGTCACGCTGACCGTCATCAGCCTCACCCTGGTCGGGCGCCGCCTGCAGCGCCGTTTCGAAGGGAGACACCGGTGAGCCTCATCGAGATCGAGGACCTGCGGGTCGCCTTCCCCGCCTCCGGGGTGGAGGCCGTACGAGGGGTGAACCTGTCGATGGCGGCGGGCGAGTGCGTGGCGATCGTCGGGGAGTCGGGTTCCGGCAAGAGCGTCACCGCCAGGAGCCTGGTCGGGCTGGCCGGTCCCGGCTCGGTGGTGACCGCGGCGAAGTTCACCGTGAAGGGCGGAGACGCGCTCCGATTCGGAGCACGCGACTGGCGGCGGCTGCGCGGCCGGTTCGCGGGTCTGGTGCTGCAGGACGCCCTCGGCTCCCTCGACCCGCTCCGCACGGTCGGCGACGAGATCGCCGAGGTGCTCGCCGCCCATGACGTGGTGCCGCGTGCCGGCCGCAGGGCGAAGGTGATCGAACTGCTCGACGCGGTAGGGGTGCCGGAGCCTGAGGTGCGTGCCCGGCAGTACGCCCACCAGCTCTCCGGAGGGCTGCGCCAACGTGCCCTCATCGCCTCGGCCATCGCCGCCGACCCACCGCTCATCATCGCCGACGAGCCGACGACCGCGCTCGACGTTACCGTGCAGGCCCAGATCCTGCGCCTGCTCGCCGCCCGCAGGGCCGCCGGCACCGCACTGCTCATGATCAGCCACGACCTGGCCGTGGTCTCCTCCGTCGCCGACCGTGTGCTGGTCATGAAGGACGGCGTGGTCGTCGAGGAGGGGCCGACCGGCCGTGTGCTGTCCGCGCCCGAACACGACTACACCAGGCTGCTGCTGGCCGCCGTCCCCTCGTCCGCATCGCGCGG from Streptosporangium sp. NBC_01756 includes the following:
- a CDS encoding ABC transporter permease; translation: MTVVTQAPPVTAAAPTPAGRRYGVRPGLVVPLLFLAFVAVAALAPKLLGGVDPLAADPLHALTAPGAGHWFGTDHLGRDVLARVVHGAGHSLGIGAAAILFATGAGTLLGVLAGLSPRYLDELLSRLFDVLATFPELLLALLVIAVTGPGTGNVILAIGLAQVPNYARVIRAQTFVVRRSGYVEQAVTFGLRRPVLVLRHVLPNVLGPLPVLASIGMGTAIIATSGLSFLGMGPQPPSPEWGSMLSEARNYLRVAWWTALFPGLAVTLTVISLTLVGRRLQRRFEGRHR